TGATCTATTAGCAGAACAACACAccacaaaccaaacaaagatTCTGCTAATCCACTCCCAAACTAAAAAGCTTTGTTTTTAATAAGTCAATATGAGGAGCTACTAGATTTTGAAAAGAGTTTCCATGCTATAACAACAAAGCAAGTTTGGGAAATATGCTCAAAACATATGAAGCAGATCCAATTTAACGAAAAAGGTTACAAGGCTTAAAACAAGAATTTGAGCTGATTGAATTTTGCAAAGATGAAAGTATTCATGATTTTTTACGAATGGATACGTTGGTCAATGAAGCGAAGAATAATATAACAGAAAAACAAGTCATGAAGAAAATTGTGTATACACTAACGAGATGAATCAATTACGTCATAGAAGCAATTCAAGAGTCAAAAAGATCTTATCTCAAAGACCTTGAATGATTTGCAAGCATCCTTGGAGTCACATGAAATGCGAATGAAAGAAAGGGTCAAGTGACACAATCAATCAAGCACTTCAAGCTCCAACAAAACTGACAAATTAGGGATTTGTGCAAAGGAAGGTAGACCGCAAAACTAAAGAGGGCAAAAGTTCAGAGGTAGAACTAACTCAAGCAATGGAACTAGAGGTAATGGCTCTGTGCAAAATAAAGCAGTGTCATGAATGCAAGAAATATggacataatatatatatcagcAACAAATTGTTCTATTCAAGCAACGTGGTTACGAAAAATGCTAAGCAAAGCATATATCGCGTAGTTATTAAGTGTACCCTAGAATTGTTGGACCATTGATTTGTATAAGGAGACAAAACCTATACTTTTCAAACCATCAAATCCAATAGTAGCAGGTAtagaaaattaagaaaacacCAAGTATATATCTAGGAAATATTCATATCACCAACAACTTACAAACACGAGAGATCCTAGGACAGGAAGATAAATCTTCTAAAAAATGGGAGCTCTCCGTTGAAGCTGAGTAACTAGTATGGGAAATATTCATAACCTGTAACAGTTTTGCATTCTTCAATATATAGGTTGCAAATCGGAAATCAGCTTCCACAGCTTGATAGTGTATGATATTACATGTTGTAAGATGAGAGGAAACACATTGAGGAACATGATATGGGTATATCCAATCCGCTTTGGTTTTTGCAAACTTCGTCCACTATTAACCAAAGATAgaataaaatttgttaaaatagttgaagaaaagaacaaacaaaaaccaaaaactaTACTTGGACGTGAGAAACAAACCTTTGAAATGGAGAGAGTTTGAAGTTTAGGACAATTCTCGAGCATTTTCACTATCTCACCCCAATCATAAATGGCATCATAAAACCAAACTAGCTGAAGTTGAATTAAGTTTTCAAACACGGGAAAGCCTTTGTAATATGAATTGAgtaaatcaaaagaaacaaatttccCCATCTGCACagcacaaaataacataaaaaatagaaattcaaACATCACATcacatataatataattttgattataaatatGATACCTCTAATACTGTTAGAAACTCGACATTATAAACTGCTCTGAACGGAATATCAAATAAATGGATTTTGGCCTTGATCAACTTGGATAAGGGTTTAAAATTTATAGTTTTGGCCTTTTTCAACATGGAGTTTGTCAATGCTTTAGTATATCtagttttcaaattctccaatTGAGGACACCCAGACAgaagtttcatgagatccttcTTATCTTCAAACCGAACAGAACACATGCAAAGGATTTTGAGCATAGGAAGATGAACCGAACTACGAAACATGGTGTTTACACGTAAATTCTTTAATTTTAGAACCACAAGTGTTTTGCAATGGAAAATGGTTGGGGCCAAAGGGACGTGTAACAAGTTTAGATAGAGATCCACAACACCACGATGTTTTGCTGCTTTTATCCAGTCGTTAAAACCGAAACAATAAGTCCCCCAGAGTTTCGAACCACATGTTAGATGAAAAGATTTGAGGGTTTGTAGTTGCGCAGGTGGGGAGAGCATTACAACATCCAACATTTGACGAAAGTGAATCCAATCCTTTCCGTTTTTCACTTCTTTGTCGTCGATGTGGGGAATCGGAAGTGTGTGGAATAATGGGAACCATCTCTTAGAAAGAATGGTAGTTCTGAAAGCGTCTTTGAATGTGAGAAAAGAGATAATGTGAGTTAGTATCTCGTCTGGTAAGTCGTTGACCGTCAACAATTGTGACAACGCCGTTATTTTCCTCTTGGTGGCAGGAAGCTGTTGGTGAAGAAGATTAGGGAAGTTTTCCATCGAGAACAAGCAATCTATTGAAGGTTGAGTTTGATGCTACGAAGaaggattttgaagaatagGGAGCTATAAAAACCCTTATTCTGTTTCTGTTGTTATATAGGAAAGGGTTTTGTAGGGTGGGTCGAATCAATTAGCATCGTAAAATTGGAAAATCTTATAAGCTTCGCTGAcgtaaaataatttagagattattttttaaggatttttcgaaaaatcagaatttatcttgtgtttgtttaccgtaataaaaataactttttaaaataaataatttagtttgtttagatataactatataaaagaaatgttttgatacaaaattagtttaatctTTTGAACCATATTTTCAGCCcgtttgtttgggatttttttttttaaaaaaaaactatttttaaatcacttttttttttgtagtgtttgttttagatttttaaaaaaatccatttttttaaaaaattatttttagcctcaaaatgaaaagctatttcctagtagctttttcaaaatctatttttttttttctaaatacaaTGAACTCAAGTATGGGCTCGTTTGTtacagattaaaataaaagtgattttgacataaaataatttagagattatattttagagacTTTATAAAAACtcagaatctattttgcgtTTTGTTTACtgtaataaaaatcatttttttaaaacaaataatctagtttgtttggatacaactatataaaagggattttttgttacaaaattagttcaatcttttaaatcatattttctctctcctctaaaaaaaaaaatctattttttgagaagctgctcttaacagcttctcatttgaagctgtttttagattatttttagattttgatttttttaaaaaattgtaacaaacggatgcaaaactcttaaaagtgattattttaaaaaaataatgattttttttcttaaaaaagctataacaaacgggctctATAAGAGCTTCAAAtcctaaaaaaatctatttgttgagaagctgctcttaacaACTTCTCAtttaaagttgtttttagattctgattttttttaaaatatgtaatatAAAGAGATACAATACTcttaaaagtgtttttttttttttttaaaaaaaagtgattttttcttaaaaaagctataacaaacgtGAATGCAAAATACACCCCTAATCACTCAAATTGCTCAAATTATCCATGTTTTAAAGAACATGAAGAGGTGTAACTAGTAGTTTGAATTTCACATTTGCTTGTGACTAGACTATGTGAGTGCTCCTTTTCTCTCCTATTCATTTTTTACTCTCGGCatgttatatttaatattatccATAAAATggttatccatgttacaaacatgtttagaatttgtgttgatatagtttgaattatataatccgaactgttttTCCCTTGAAAAAAGATGTTTAGGggtgttcggattatataatttggaaaaaaaatcatgtaatgCGCCCTATTTTCAccctataacaaaggaaaacaccagttcggattatgaaatccgaaaatttcaagggcatttttggaaaaaaaataaaatagggtgCGCGAGGAAATGAATAGGatgagaaaagtaatagtcaaatATAAATTCCTTAGCATTTCATAACACCTTCACTATCATCTTCATTCCCGACCTAGCAATCAACACCTCTGTCCCTCACAACCTTCATCCACGTCAAGCCCAGCCTTTTGCCGTCGACGACATAGACACCAGTTTGCGTCACTCACTCACTTTCTATCATCGCCATGTTCTCAGAACTGTCTCAAAACACTAGGCATACACCCTTTGATTTCCGCTATATCAGAGGTTTGTCATCTAGTTGCAACCCACCCCTATTCATTTTACTCATTATTATTTGCTTTcgtcttgttgttgttgttgttgttttggaaaGAAGCGTTTTTTTAGTTGATATTGTTGCTTGTGATTTTTCTTTGGCTATGTTGGACTTGGTTGTGTGCGTTTTCTGTTATTTATTCTGATGAAAATTTCAGAGATGGATAAAAAGGTTATGTTGATAGTTATCACTGCAACCCTTGTAATCATAACACATGAATTAAGAACCGTATATTTTTACTTGACACATATGAGCTATCACtcctcttttccttttcaaGCTCGCCATAAAAGActaattttcatctttttctccgATTCCACCAATATTGTTAAGGTAATAGGAGTCATAAAAATATGTTTCACCTACAAACCCCTTTAATTGTAAATACAATGTTTCTCTAGGGTCCGCAATCATGTATTTTCTGATAATTTTAGCAAATCTTCAAAGTTATCTACATATGAAGAGAGAGGATTAATAAaagattatttaataaaatcCTACTTATGTATACATACTATATGAATACCAaaatatttaacaacaaaaattgcTTTACCAGCTTCcataatatcttaaaaaatagTTGGATTAATCCTATAACCCTTCAGTGGAAAATCCAATGCATTCAGTTATTGGACTAGTAGGTTCTGCATGCAAAACTTCTTTGGTCCAATATCAACGCT
Above is a genomic segment from Medicago truncatula cultivar Jemalong A17 chromosome 5, MtrunA17r5.0-ANR, whole genome shotgun sequence containing:
- the LOC11435524 gene encoding F-box protein At4g22280, with protein sequence MENFPNLLHQQLPATKRKITALSQLLTVNDLPDEILTHIISFLTFKDAFRTTILSKRWFPLFHTLPIPHIDDKEVKNGKDWIHFRQMLDVVMLSPPAQLQTLKSFHLTCGSKLWGTYCFGFNDWIKAAKHRGVVDLYLNLLHVPLAPTIFHCKTLVVLKLKNLRVNTMFRSSVHLPMLKILCMCSVRFEDKKDLMKLLSGCPQLENLKTRYTKALTNSMLKKAKTINFKPLSKLIKAKIHLFDIPFRAVYNVEFLTVLEMGKFVSFDLLNSYYKGFPVFENLIQLQLVWFYDAIYDWGEIVKMLENCPKLQTLSISKWTKFAKTKADWIYPYHVPQCVSSHLTTCNIIHYQAVEADFRFATYILKNAKLLQVMNISHTSYSASTESSHFLEDLSSCPRISRVYQLVRLSAVNFIFCRGLFDVVSDRKFVFGRFNLQLAFVLFCVVDFDLDFCRFFIYFLALSLVNLVYDLELSIAGSVWKR